The window GCGGCGCCGGCCGGCCGGCGGGGCGCCTCTTCACCATCGGACGCCGCACCGGAGTAATTCAGACCGCCGCCGAGCTGGACCGCGAGCGGGGCGCCGACCTGTACCTGCTGGACGTCTACGCCATCGAGACGGAGGCCAGCCAGCCGCGGACGCAGCGAGCCGAGGTGAGAGAGCCGTCAAATTCACCGGTGAACTCCACCGAGGTTCTGCGCCGCAGAATTACATCTAAATCGCCTTCAACGTGTTTTTATTGTTCCCGTTCCCAAAAATACCGGCCATGACCAAATCCCCGGCATTTAGCCTGGGCCCTCCAGGGGGGGCGGGATCAGCGCGTCCTGGACTGGCGCTCGGATATGCCGGATatgagagggagagggagggagggaggagaattACGCCGGGATTTGAGGTGGAGGTACAGGGTGGTCCCGGCGCGCTTTATTGTGCCACCAGCCCCGGCTCCGCGGCCAAtaagcagccattaaaaaacCGTGTGACCTCTTAAGACTCCATGAATGGCTGGATGGGAGGGCCGGTGGAGGAAAATCTCTAAGCTCCCCATTCAGGGTGCATTTCATGATGCTCCTCTTCTTTATAAACCCCAAACCTGAGGAGAACGTCCCTAAAATGAAAAGCTAGTGGGATTCTACATATGAATGTGCGTGTTTTTGGAAATGTCGCCTTATTACGCGCTTCATAAAGCCCCATTATGAATTGTCTTGTGCATTTCATGATGCTCCTCTTCTTTATAAACCCCAAACCTGAGGAGAACGTCCCTAAATGAAAAGCTAGTGGGATTCTACATATGAATGTGCGTGTTTTTGGAAATGTCGCCTTATTACGGGCTTCATAAAGCCCCATTATGAATTGCGTTGTGCATTTCATGATGCTCTTCTTCTTTATAAACCCCAAACCTGAGGAGAACGTCCCTAAAATGAAAAGCTAGTGGGATTCTACATATGAATGTGCGTGTTTTTGGGAAATGTCGCCTTATTACGGGCTTCATAAAGCCCCATTATGAATTGCGTTGTGTATTTTTGGAATTCTGCGGAATTCCCTGCACGTGTTTTTTCTTAAACGAGTAAGGCTGTAAAAGTATCGGCGTAACTGGATATGCTGGTCCCTCGCAGAGATTTATAACCAGCGAAAGTATGGAAATTTATGTTTCGCTCCGCGTTATGGCAGTGCTTGATTTAAAAGTCGACCCCAGCGACCTTCATCTCATGTTTTGGGTCTCGTCGTAATTGCAGATGCACGTAATCTCTTGTTTTTGTTGGCCGTGGCGCGTTCCCAGGAATTTTGCCGTTTGACGTGAATTATGGTGGAACAAGATGTTAATAATGACACCTCGAGTTCAGTAGCATTCGGGCTCCAGCGCTTCTGGGCTGCATCACACACCATTAAATAATGGAGGTAACCGGCCgtgaagcatttttaagttcccTCAACTTCACGCCCCTGTAGTTGTGGCACAGgcgtgaagttgagagaacttcgccagagagagagagagagagaggctgattGAATTGTTTGTGCCTGAGTGGTCGGGCGAACTTGAAGTGCTACGTCCTCCTTGTCCTCATTGTTCCGCGTTCTCGGATCCAGTGGTGCTTATTCCTCACGGCGACGCGGTTTTATTCCTCTTTGAAAGCAGGTCTATTCAGTGACAGATTTAgtggtggtcatgtgacccgTGAGGAGTCGTGAGGAGTCCTTCAGATGGCTGGAGGAGATAAAAGTCTCTTATTGTTGTTTTCCTGTGTCTTGCGCGCCGTGGACGCGCCGGAGAAGGTCCTTTAAACCCGTCCACGTCCTCTGGGCTGTTCTTCGTCCCGGGTTTCACCACACACTGCGTCTCTGTAGCTGGGCTGGAGATGTGATTAGGGGCGAGCGGGCCGGCGGCGGGTTCCGGCGCTCGGACCGCGCGGCACGTCGCCatgtttgtgtgcagaaggaaCCGAGGCAGTAAATCCACGGGACAGTCTGCTGACCCCCCGCAGGTGGTCCTGCAAGGTCAAAGGTGAGAAAGTGAAACACGGCAACACACATGGCGTCTGGACCGTCGGTCTAAAATaaacacaccgacacacacgtcGCTGCGTGATGATGTGGAGGCGACCAGAACGTAATATTATCTCAACTCAGCGTCCGGCGTCGTCTTTCATCTtctcatattttattacagtatttatcaagtgagtgtggagtgtgtgtattgtgtgtgtggagtgtgtggtgtgtgtatagagtatgtgtgtgtgtgtgtgtgtgtgtgtggtgtgtatgttgtgtgtattgtgtgtgtggtgtgtgtgtgttgagtgtattgtgtttgtggtgttgTTTGTTATGTGTattgtatgtgtgagtgtggatgttgtgtgtattgtgtgtgtggagtgtgtgatgtgtgtatagagtgtgtgtgtgtggtgtgtatgttgtgtgcattgtgtgtgtggtgtgtgtgatgtgtgtatagagtgtgtgtgtgtgtgtgtgtgtgtgtgtgagtgtggatgttgtgtgtattgtgtatttgtgtgtgtgttgcgtgcgattgtgtttgtggtgtgtttgttatgtgtattgtatgtgtgaagtgtatgttgtgtgtattgtgtgtgtggcgtgtgtgatgtgtatagagtgtgtgtgtgttctgtgtattgtgtgtgttgtgtatagagtgtgtgtttgttgtgtgtattgtatgtgtggagggtgtgttgtgtatagagtgtgtgtgtagtgtgtattgtgtgtgtggggcgttTAGAGGTCGTCACGGCGATGAGTGAGAAGAGAAGTTTCGGATTGGGAGTGTCGTGCAGGACGCGCTGCTCGAAACGAGTCCCGGAgcatttggacatttttacagggtctgtgtgtgtttgattgtctGCGCATCATTAGCAGGTCAGAATTATCAGCCGCTCCCGCGTTATTTAGCTCCACTGGGAACCGCCTTTACATTTGTGGTGGGGCAGTGTGGGAGGGTTTGGGATAATGTGGGATGGTTTGGGACTGTGTGGGACAGTCTGGGACAGTTTGGGGCAGTTTTGGAATGGTTTGAGACagtttgagatggtttgggactGTGTGGGACAGTTTGGGTCAGTTTTGGAATGgtttgagatggtttgggatggtTTGGGACTGTGTGGGACAGTTTGGGTCAGTTTTTGGGTCAGTTTTGGAATGGTTTTGAGACagtttgagatggtttgggactGTGTGGGACAGTTTGGGTCAGTTTTGGAATGgtttgagatggtttgggatggtTTGGGACTGTGTGGGACAGTTTGGGTCAGTTTTGGAATGgtttgagatggtttgggatggtTTGGGACTGTGTGGGACAGTTTGGGACAGTTTGGGTCAGTTTTGGAATGGTTTGAGACagtttgagatggtttgggactGTGTGGGACAGTTTGGGTCAGTTTTGGAATGgtttgagatggtttgggatggtTTGGGACTGTGTGGGACAGTTTGGGACAGTTTGGGTCAGTTTTGGAATGgtttgagatggtttgggatggtTTGGGACTGTGTGGGACAGTTTGGGACAGTGTGGGCAGTTTTGGAATGGTTTGAGACAGTTTGagtctgagatggtttgggatggtttaaaattcaaattttatttgtcacatacacagtcatacatggtatgatatgcagtgaaatgctttagcgactgataCAGACcagagtattgcaaatattgctagtaaacaatgaaccaatatgcaaatattgcaaacataaccaaatattacacttttatgtctttaacctaaaacataaaatatgtgtaacaggtagggtggaggTGTGCACAAATAGGTGGAGTCAACGTATAAGTGACAAAGTAATAACCAGGTAAACGTGCAAGGTAAAAAgagtttaaaattaaataaaaagtttgtgcaaggatttctaGGGGAAATGAgtggttgagagtgaaagtgctggagtgtgttggagttctatgtactgttgatgttgagagctcgtataacctgcgggaagaagctcctcctcattctctctctgttGGACTCGAGGGAGCGGAAGAGCTttcctgatcgcagcagagaggacagtccattgttggggtggatTGGGAGGGTATGGGATGGTATAAGGAGGTGTGGGAGGGTATGGGGTGGTTTGGGACAGTTTGGGGCAGTTTGGGATGATTTGGGACAGTGTGGGACAGTTTGAGATGGTTTGTGATGGTGTAGGGTGGTGTGGAAGGATATGGGGTGGTTTGGGAGGGTTTGGGTGGTTTGGGACAGTTTGAGACagtttgagatggtttgggatggtGTGGGGGCGGTGTGGGAGGGTTTGGGGTGGTTTGTGATGGTGTAGGGTGGTGTGGAAGGATATGGGGTGGTTTGGGAGGGTTTTGGGGTGGTTTGGGACAGTTTGAGACagtttgagatggtttgggatggtgtggggcggtgtgggaggGTTTGGGGTGGTTTGTGATGGTGTAGGGTGGTGTGGAAGGATATGGGGTGGTTTGGGAGGGTTTGGGGTGGTTTGGGACAGTTTTGGATGGTTTGGGGTAGTTTGGGGTGGTTTGAAACAGTTTGAGACGGTTTGGGATGGTGTGGGACAGTTTGGGACAGTTTGGGACGGTTTGAGACAGTTTGGGATGGTgtggggcggtgtgggaggGTTTGGGACAGTTTGGGATGGTGTGGGAGGGTTTGGGCTGGTTTGGGACAGTTTGGGATGGTGTGGGAGGGTTTGGGGCGGTTTGGGACAGTGTGGGACAGTTTGGGATGGTTTGAGACGGTTTGGGATGGTGTGGGAGGGTTTGGGGTGGTTTGGTACAGTTTGGGATGGTGTGGGACAGTTTGGGGCAGTTTGAGACGGTTTGGGATGgtgtggggtggtgtgggagggTTTGGGGTGGTTTGGGACAGTGTGGGACAGTTAGGGCCGGTTTGGGACAGTGTGGGACGGTTTGGGACTTCAGTATGTTGCGTGTATGTTTGTAGGTTTTTTGGTCGTTGTGGGTTTACAGCGATCGTCCCGTAAAAAACACTGACCGGGATGACAGAGTTCAGGGGATTCTGGGATATTTTCACTGCAGTACTAATGGATCCCAGCTACAGGCGGcccaaaaagacacacacactcgcacgttGGGCCTCACACTCCCcccgtctctcacacacacatttcttttgtCCAGACTTGTTTTCCTAAGTCGGCGCTCCAGCTCCAGCGCTGCGGGGACGCCGGGATTATATCTCCGTCTTTCCCCGTCATTAGGAGAAAGAAAGTCGGCGGTGTCCTCCTGTCACCGTCCCCCTCCGGGCCCTGGATAATCCGGGCGAGGTGTGTGTTGGGGACAGACGCTCTTTTTTCGTAGTTTAGTGGGGTTGTGTCTCCTGTCTCACGCATAATTCCTCCGTCCTGCCCACCGGCCAATCAGGACGGAGGATTCTGACTTTAAGGAACGTGGCTGCGTGAATAATGACGCCGGGCCGCGCTGCCCTCAGCTAATTCACAGCAGCTGGGGACGGGGGGAACGGGGGGAGCACGTGACACGTTGACTCCAGCCCGCAGCCCTGATTGGTCCCGCCGCGTCCACGTCCACTTCCATTGTTGTCTGAGAGTTATGTGCCGTATTTGTAAAAAAGTTAAAgagggaaaataaaaatgtctgtttctGATTACAGGAGTCGGTGTTTATTCCGCTGCGTCCCCGTTTTTAACACGGAACGTCTGACGTGGCGCAGACacgacaaaataaaatgtcccaTGATATTCCTGGACCTCGGTGTGGACCAGAGCCGCAAAATAACATGCACTTTACGGGGCGCTCTGCATAGTTCTGACGTTTCTGCTTATATATAAAGGTCCACTCCTGTACGTTGGACAAGATcgtgtgtaaaatataaaaatggaccccatgcacacacacacacacacacatatatatatatattatgtatatactgacataTTTTTATCTTATTTGTTATATTATACCGTCGATAGCGTCTGTGCTGGTGATTTTTCTTGTATTGTCCACGTCCGGCTGTGTGATGATGTAAATGTCCCTTTTGTGGGACTGATAAGGGatcatctcctctcctcttatCTTGTCgtatatttgtatttgcatgCACGTGCAGCGTAATGAAGGTTTGGTCTCTCTGCTCGGTCGCATGTTCCATTCCAGACGTCTGCTGTTGACGTGTGTGGGTTTTTCTTGGATTCGTCCTGCTGTTGAGGTGTGGAGGGTGATAAATCTCCTCGGCTCTCCACGTCCATCCCACCGTCCTGAACGGGGCTGAAGGTCGCGCTGGTGGTAACCAGTTAATGCTGGAGACCAAGGTGAAGATCTTCACGCTGATTGGGAATGTGGTCACTTCCGACGTTCTTGGCAGAGACCTGAAGCGGAAGCGGTGATCCTTGGCAGCCCGGTGTCTgtgccagctgtgtgtgtgtgtgtgtgtgtgtgtgagagagagagagaaagtctgagtgaaaaagaaaattgtgtgtgtgtgtgaggaagagtAAAAAATCCCATAGAAATATAAAATANNNNNNNNNNNNNNNNNNNNNNNNNNNNNNNNNNNNNNNNNNNNNNNNNNNNNNNNNNNNNNNNNNNNNNNNNNNNNNNNNNNNNNNNNNNNNNNNNNNNCTggacaaggtgtgtgtgtgtgtgtgtgtgtgtgtgtgtgtgtgcgtgtgtgtgtgtgcgtgtgtgtgtgtgtgtgtgtgtgctacctTCTCCTCTATGATGGCAATGATGTCTCCTACTGTCTCCAGATCCAACTCGTCCCCCATGTATGAAACAGCCACCAggtcctcctccaccagcacaccATCTCTGCTCTCTGCCGGAGGTGCAGCGGGGGTCTCCACCACGCCCACCTCAGCCCCACTGTCCACTGCCGCGTCCGCCGGCCCTACACACACCCGCGACGCCCCAAAGACCAGTCACGTTACTCAACGTGCACCTAGACCCTCGTACTGGACGCCAGCGGCGAGAACCCAGACAGTACTCCACCTGCGCCGGACGAGCTCAGCGGCGTCTGCTGGTCCACCGGCGGCTCTGCGTTGCCATGGTACGGTGGTTGGGTGTTAACCTCCAACAGACGAGAGAGCGTCGGTGCGTCCGAGACTGcgcaataaatacaaataaaagggGAGGCGTGGCCTAAAATACCCCATACCGCGGCGTGAATCTGAGCGCCCGTTACCTGCAGCTGTTACCGCTTGTCCGGCAGGAGCGGCGGCGTGAACCTCGACCCCGTTACTGAGGGCGGACGCTACCTCGCCCTCCACCACCTGAAAATGGCAGCATGTCGGCTACGATTATTCAACACAAATATGTGCGATGAAAGGAATAAAAATCTTGATGTTTAATTACAGTCAGAACTATCACAGCAGCTGCCACATTCTGAAAAtaccaaaacaataaaaataatggtAAACCAGTTCATTGGCAACGTGTGACTATTGCAAAAACAGTAAAGAAACTTGTCAATCATGTTTGTTAGATTAGATTTTGCACAGAAAACTGATCTATAAAAAGCTGCAGCGAGCAGTAATCCAAACAAGGCATCATGGGAAATGACTCCCTCACCACTCGAGCGTCAGCAGAAAGAAGGCTGCCCTTCTTCAGCAGCTCCGACAACAGAGGGGACGACGGCGGCGTGGCCTTCTGGGCGAGGAGCTTCTTCTGCGGAGACTCGTCCAGCGGCGCGCCCATGCTTCCGTCTttagggggcggggcctcgggGGCGGCCATGAACACGGTCACACCCTGTGAATAAACAAGGGCGGGCCAAACGTTAAAAAAAGCCGCCTGTGCAGGAAGGCACGGGCTAGCGGGGCCGTTAACTCACGGCAGGGCTGGCGCAGGACTCCTCTGCCATGGGCTGGCTGGGATCGCCCGCGGGTGCCTCCTTGCCAGGGGAGctggagcccagtggagagcgGACACTGACGCTGGGCACCCTCTTTGGTGTGTTCTTGGCAGCCTGGCGAGCTGAGGGGGGAGAGAAGTGAGGATTTCTTCATGATTCAGCAGAAGAAATTCAAATGTGACCGAGAGATTCATGTAAATGAGATTCGTTTGCTTGAATCAAACTAAAGCTTTTTCCTCCTCCTGAGCGGTTCGTTTGGTTtggtgtgaacacagtaatcacACCAAGAGCCACAAAAAGAGGTGGTCTCCATTCAAATCAAATCCCAAACGGTTCTCGCGTGATCTGAAATTTTGGTTTGTTCAGAAGAAAATGATGCAACATTACAAACTCACCAAATCagactgattcggaccaaagcaacCAGGTTCAGGTTGAAAAACTCACAATCAAACTATCCTGTCAACATAACTGGTTAAAATGGATCATGTTCTTCACCCTGATAGGCGACCTCTGTGGCCCTCTTCTTCTGCTctgcttcttcctcctcctgtttCCTCTTTCTGCCAGAAAAAGCAccccattacacacacattactgagGTATACATGGAAAAGCCCTTTTAGGGTATTTCATGTGAGGGACATGAACATTGCTCATGAACGAGTCATGAAAAACATTCACACCGATACAAATATACTGGCAAGGAGGCGGAAAATAAAAACCGTACTGTTCGATTTCTCCCCACAGCTCCTCCAGTTTGAGGTCCATGTGACCGGCCTGAATTAGGTCTGCATCTTTTTTCAACTTCCTGCCAAACACACATCACTTAGAACAACGTCATGAACGAGAGATAATGTGATCACCAGATATATGGACGTTACCTGTATTTCTCCTGAGTGTCTTTAAGGATCCTCTTTAGTTCCTCAATCCTCTCAGCGGTCAGCCGACGAACAATCACGTCCTCGATGGTCTCCACCACCTCGCCCCTCTCCCCGCGCTTACGCCTGTAGGTACACAAAGCAAGAAACCTCAGTCCAGCCGGGACACGACATAATCAGCATGAAAGTTTCACTAGTTCACTGAAATGTGGAGAAATAAACTAGGCGATTCAATCAAATATGGAGATCATTGTCAAGGTgttcaaaaaaacataaagggaACAATTCGGTAGCAGTGCATCGTGCAGTCTCAAAAGAATTGTGCAGAAATTGATCAGGGTGCTCACTTGGGGGCTTCGGTGGTCTCCAGCAGTGCAGAATACTGGGAAGCACAGTGCTGCAGATGTGACAGAAAAGACAGAATTTAATTAACGCCATTAAACACATTGAGACTAACACTGCGGTTTGTGCATTAGAGCCGTGGCGTGATTTAAACGCATGCATGTACAAAACTGAAGTTCTTTAGATGAATGAAGTATACAAAAATGACAATGGCAAACACAACAAAGTGCAAGCAGTATTAACAAACACCATGCATGGGGCTCCAGAAAACTCcacttgacatttacagcatttagcggACCAGGCTATCAGGTTGCACTCAGCTGTCTTTCACGGTTAGACTTACTTTCTGGGAAAACCAATCAGGCGGCCGCCCCGGCTCTGAAAATGGCTTGATGGCTCTACTGACCGACACCCTGTAGAACCACAACAGCACAAGTCAATAGTGGCCATCCCAAGGAATGCTGGAGTGAATACGGAGCCATTTCGGAACTAGAGCGGTCGAGAATCCAGGACATGACCAGAATAATGTTCCTGCACTCCCATaactgcaacagcttcatcccacgggccaccagacacacacgcactcgcTCTCTTATATTCAGAACATCTCTCTATTACAGCAGTTTTTATATTGTTACCAATTACACCTGTTTTTACCGCTGTCTGtcgtctacatgtttttttgttacatttacagcatttatcagacgcccttatccagagcgaataacaatcagtagttacagggacagtccccccctggagacactcggggttaagtgtcttgctcagggacacgatggtagtaagtggggtttgaacctgggtcttctggttcataggcgagtgtgttacccactaggctactaacacccatgTCAcctaacgttgtttaaatgttccggTTCTGGACATTTACCAGTTCTGGTCTCCACTCCTCATGACCGAAGAGGCAAGGCACAGTTTCTCCCGGACCGACCATGGCTCCGTGGGGCCGAGGGACAACAGCTTGTGTTCTGCACAGAGAAACAAGTACAAACAGCATTAACACCCAAATTCTCACACAGAAACTAGCAGCGACCCACAACATCCGGTACAGATGATCGTAGCAGCGGCTGCAGCGaggtggaaataaataatatttatagcacaataaataataatagcacAAGCTAACGCTAACCGACGGTAGCTAATGCAGAAACATGAGGGGTTTGGCGTTTCGTTTTCCTCTCAGCGCTCGATATGGCCATAAAAACCATGAATTAAACCATACATTCTTCAGATTACGTTTTAACAATAGATTGCGGAGCTCTGGTTCATCCTAACTACACTATTGTTAGCAAGAAGCTAATGCTAGCTTTGCAAACGGAGCCACAGCAGATATTCGCCTCGTCTTATTCAACCACTCGCTTCTTATGCTTCCAATGTTGTATTTTCGGACATTACGTTCAACCAAACGCCGCGAAACGGATGAAATGTACCCACTTCCCACGCCGCCCGACATTTCCTCAAGAACACTTAAACAGGAGGCCACGGAAAACGAATCGGATCCACTCGGACGGTTTTGACAGTTACACAGTTTCCACTGGGTGTTACATCAAACGTCCTCCGCCGCCAGCGGACTTTACGTTCATGTTGCTACGCGAGCAAGTTTGAATATTAAGATATTAAAACGttcagtttgattttttttcggTGGTTTGCAGTGTctgtgttatttacatttaaggcatttggcagacgcccttatccagagcgatttacaacgtgaCTCGTTATGGACACGGTAACACGGCGAAtctgtaattttatttaatctatTACAGTGCTGTTCACCGGGCGGTTTGGAACCGCTGGAATCCCAGCGTCTAATCCTGCGATGGATAAATGCGGGACAGAAAAATGACCGATTTTA of the Denticeps clupeoides chromosome 18, fDenClu1.1, whole genome shotgun sequence genome contains:
- the LOC114768533 gene encoding bromodomain-containing protein 8-like, which encodes MSGGVGKHKLLSLGPTEPWSVREKLCLASSVMRSGDQNWVSVSRAIKPFSEPGRPPDWFSQKHCASQYSALLETTEAPKRKRGERGEVVETIEDVIVRRLTAERIEELKRILKDTQEKYRKLKKDADLIQAGHMDLKLEELWGEIEQKRKQEEEEAEQKKRATEVAYQARQAAKNTPKRVPSVSVRSPLGSSSPGKEAPAGDPSQPMAEESCASPAGVTVFMAAPEAPPPKDGSMGAPLDESPQKKLLAQKATPPSSPLLSELLKKGSLLSADARVVVEGEVASALSNGVEVHAAAPAGQAVTAAVSDAPTLSRLLEVNTQPPYHGNAEPPVDQQTPLSSSGAGPADAAVDSGAEVGVVETPAAPPAESRDGVLVEEDLVAVSYMGDELDLETVGDIIAIIEEKVAHTHTHTHAHTHTHTHTHTHTHTHTLTTCGGSADCPVDLLPRFLLHTNMATCRAVRAPEPAAGPLAPNHISSPATETQCVVKPGTKNSPEDVDGHLKDSSRLLTGHMTTTKSVTE